A single region of the Sphingobium sp. Cam5-1 genome encodes:
- a CDS encoding tyrosine-type recombinase/integrase, whose translation MVSIIRAVAGELGIPAGFPILFDADMAIIEPAFVWLLEHAERSGGAHASETVRTYGEHLHDWFDTLDRSGIEWREADERVIAAYRNRMLENPSAHTGRPYARTTINARVSTVCRFYGWALDRGLIDHCPFRLTEKMTLVLDGAYRPGLQRRQVNELIVSRPEKLPRPLRADELARLFAHLRPTARLAAQWALGAGLRRKELCALAIDQIPDSWPLDLDSDPLVGVALHITKGDRPRTVYPPLRLLDQTHWYVGEDRARIVRRARRSDRRYRAPPNLLLNEHGRALTRKLLTTQIAEAFAAANLQGTLHWLRHTFAMAMLARLQLQARTNPDLNPLKVVQVLLGHASITTTAIYLRCVELHERDLSESLAYLYGELIPADG comes from the coding sequence CGATCATCCGGGCTGTCGCGGGTGAGCTGGGTATCCCCGCCGGCTTTCCGATCCTGTTCGACGCCGACATGGCGATCATCGAACCGGCGTTCGTCTGGCTGCTGGAGCATGCCGAGCGCAGCGGTGGTGCGCATGCGTCGGAAACCGTGCGGACCTATGGCGAGCATCTCCACGACTGGTTCGACACGCTCGATCGATCGGGGATCGAGTGGCGCGAGGCCGACGAGCGTGTCATCGCCGCCTATCGCAACCGGATGCTGGAAAACCCCAGCGCGCATACCGGGCGGCCCTATGCCCGAACCACGATCAACGCGCGCGTCTCCACTGTCTGCCGCTTCTATGGCTGGGCGCTCGACCGGGGGCTGATCGACCATTGTCCATTCCGGCTGACCGAGAAGATGACGCTGGTGCTCGACGGAGCCTACCGGCCCGGTCTGCAACGCCGACAGGTCAACGAACTGATCGTCTCGCGCCCCGAAAAGCTGCCGCGGCCATTGCGCGCCGACGAGCTGGCGCGGCTGTTCGCGCATCTCAGGCCCACCGCGCGACTTGCCGCGCAATGGGCGCTTGGTGCGGGGCTACGCCGCAAGGAGCTTTGCGCGCTCGCCATCGACCAGATCCCGGATAGCTGGCCCCTTGATCTCGACAGCGACCCGCTGGTCGGCGTAGCGCTCCACATCACCAAGGGCGACCGCCCGAGGACGGTCTATCCGCCGCTCCGGCTGCTCGATCAGACGCATTGGTATGTCGGCGAGGACCGCGCCCGGATCGTCCGCCGTGCCCGCCGTTCCGACCGGCGATATCGTGCGCCACCCAATCTCCTGTTGAACGAGCATGGCCGTGCCCTCACACGCAAGCTCCTGACCACGCAGATCGCGGAGGCGTTCGCGGCCGCAAATCTCCAGGGCACGCTGCACTGGCTCCGCCATACCTTCGCGATGGCGATGCTTGCCCGTCTCCAGCTCCAGGCCCGCACCAACCCGGATCTCAACCCGCTCAAGGTCGTGCAGGTGCTGCTCGGTCACGCTTCGATCACGACCACCGCGATTTATTTACGCTGCGTCGAGCTGCACGAGCGCGACCTGAGCGAAAGTCTCGCCTATCTTTACGGCGAGTTGATCCCCGCCGATGGCTAG